A part of Halobacillus shinanisalinarum genomic DNA contains:
- a CDS encoding CsbD family protein yields MTKGKGYSDKVKGAVSKAKGEMKDQVGNATNNQIMQNDGKKDKLKGSAQNSSGDHKSREK; encoded by the coding sequence ATGACTAAAGGGAAAGGCTATTCAGATAAAGTTAAAGGAGCCGTAAGTAAGGCAAAAGGCGAAATGAAGGATCAAGTAGGAAACGCAACGAATAACCAGATAATGCAGAATGACGGCAAGAAAGATAAATTAAAGGGATCCGCTCAGAATTCATCAGGTGATCACAAAAGTAGAGAAAAATAA
- a CDS encoding YihY/virulence factor BrkB family protein, giving the protein MTRQYTVGIRWFFKRLIGRSFQDKIFDMAAQLAYYLLLALFPFLILMFSLLSFLPVSTQSVLNLVRPFAPQGSMQLIEKNLYHVLEVTRGDLLSISMVITIWLSVMGTSALIRTLNSAYRVEESRALIHSLCVAVALTMGMITGVIISLLLSVFGRSIGLFVFSHLGISTSFLPWDILRWSVSFIILLVVFAFLYVIAPNEKLQLKDIIPGALFATIGWQLASLGFSYYVGFSNYSIIYGNLGTIVILMIWFYLSSLMILIGGEINAIIREANVIKTVK; this is encoded by the coding sequence ATGACACGGCAATATACAGTAGGAATACGCTGGTTTTTCAAAAGGTTAATAGGCCGTTCTTTCCAAGATAAAATATTTGATATGGCTGCACAGCTGGCCTATTATTTGTTACTCGCATTGTTTCCATTTTTAATACTAATGTTCAGCTTGTTAAGCTTCTTGCCGGTCTCGACACAATCTGTATTGAATCTTGTCAGACCTTTTGCCCCTCAAGGATCGATGCAATTAATTGAGAAGAACTTGTATCACGTCCTTGAGGTGACAAGGGGCGACTTGTTATCAATTAGTATGGTGATAACGATATGGCTCTCAGTGATGGGAACCAGTGCGCTTATTCGAACACTAAATAGTGCCTACCGTGTTGAAGAAAGCAGGGCACTGATCCATTCTCTATGTGTAGCGGTTGCGTTGACGATGGGAATGATTACTGGAGTAATTATTTCCCTGCTACTATCGGTATTCGGGAGATCCATAGGTCTTTTCGTGTTCTCTCATTTAGGAATATCTACTTCTTTTCTGCCCTGGGACATTCTACGTTGGTCGGTTAGCTTTATCATTTTACTCGTGGTATTTGCTTTTTTGTATGTTATTGCTCCAAACGAAAAGCTACAGTTGAAGGATATTATCCCAGGGGCCCTATTTGCTACCATTGGCTGGCAGCTGGCTTCACTAGGGTTTTCATACTATGTAGGATTTAGTAATTATTCTATTATCTATGGCAACCTTGGAACGATTGTAATTTTGATGATTTGGTTTTACCTTTCATCCTTGATGATCTTAATCGGCGGTGAAATCAATGCGATTATAAGGGAAGCAAACGTAATAAAAACAGTAAAGTAG
- a CDS encoding general stress protein, with protein MTTPKFKVFHDDDQLSESIDKLRNNGIRDEDIFVLAHDNDHDRRNRKETDANKIGVKVTGVGTAMKNVFRGKGDKLRSKMKEIGFDASKAEQLEEELDKGKSLLVVTNQDEVEF; from the coding sequence TTGACAACACCAAAATTTAAAGTTTTCCATGACGATGATCAGTTGAGCGAATCCATTGATAAACTTAGAAATAATGGGATTCGGGATGAAGATATTTTTGTTCTAGCCCATGATAACGATCATGACAGACGCAACAGAAAAGAAACAGATGCCAATAAGATTGGCGTCAAGGTCACGGGTGTAGGCACGGCTATGAAGAATGTGTTCAGAGGCAAAGGAGATAAATTGCGTTCCAAAATGAAAGAAATCGGCTTTGATGCCTCTAAGGCTGAACAACTAGAAGAGGAATTAGATAAGGGTAAGAGTCTATTAGTCGTAACGAATCAAGATGAAGTTGAATTCTAA
- the gvpA gene encoding gas vesicle structural protein GvpA has protein sequence MSVQKTADSSSLAEVIDRILDKGIVIDAYARVSLVGIEILTVEARVVIASVDTWLRYANAVGLLRDEAQEEGMVEQKGERDAQFSF, from the coding sequence ATGAGTGTACAAAAAACTGCAGATAGTTCCAGTCTTGCCGAAGTCATTGACAGAATTCTCGACAAGGGAATTGTCATTGATGCTTATGCGAGAGTTTCGCTAGTAGGAATAGAAATCCTTACCGTTGAAGCACGAGTTGTTATTGCTAGTGTAGATACGTGGCTAAGGTATGCAAACGCCGTTGGATTACTGCGTGATGAGGCTCAAGAGGAAGGTATGGTGGAACAAAAAGGCGAGCGTGATGCACAATTCAGCTTCTAA
- the gvpT gene encoding GvpT/GvpP family gas vesicle accessory protein, translated as MANLEKGEQQTTEDKNSNDDEQQNDQQQSTDSQNSMNLALIGGVVGASVGLLASPDTGKKVAGRIGQSEVIRGAGRELRRTAQEIITEQAMITLRQTATGYWNKYEGKLLGQGQEEEITKDRTSSTENNEDGYSEQYKELKEENKNLNENLQRIEEKLNALLEAKG; from the coding sequence GTGGCAAATCTAGAAAAGGGCGAACAGCAAACAACTGAGGATAAAAACTCGAATGATGATGAGCAGCAAAATGATCAGCAGCAATCCACTGACAGCCAAAACTCTATGAACCTAGCTTTGATTGGTGGGGTTGTCGGAGCTAGCGTGGGTTTGTTGGCAAGCCCTGATACAGGGAAAAAAGTTGCCGGACGTATTGGACAATCTGAGGTGATCAGAGGTGCTGGGAGGGAGCTCCGAAGAACCGCACAAGAAATCATTACCGAGCAGGCGATGATCACGTTACGGCAAACAGCCACAGGTTACTGGAATAAATACGAAGGTAAGCTGCTAGGTCAAGGCCAAGAAGAAGAGATAACAAAAGATAGGACATCAAGTACGGAAAATAATGAGGATGGCTATTCAGAGCAGTACAAGGAATTAAAAGAGGAAAACAAAAACCTGAACGAAAACTTACAACGAATTGAAGAAAAATTAAACGCGTTGCTTGAGGCCAAGGGATAG
- the gvpQ gene encoding gas vesicle protein GvpQ has protein sequence MSAKPVKKAAFKAAKKAVEKAPSEWKEKAKDKLQDQATQKMEEKVQSKVNQASEKLAEVKENNANNVHGKAGDAKEKVQDVLLSVRDKLSNVKEAGEEFQKKISSSNKSDKVKGVENLKSVSDIKSATNIKGPADVKKSTDLKSVNDIKKIG, from the coding sequence ATGAGCGCTAAACCAGTTAAAAAGGCTGCTTTCAAGGCAGCGAAAAAAGCAGTGGAGAAAGCTCCATCTGAATGGAAAGAGAAGGCGAAAGATAAACTTCAAGATCAAGCAACACAAAAGATGGAAGAAAAGGTTCAATCAAAAGTAAATCAAGCTTCTGAGAAATTGGCAGAAGTGAAAGAGAACAATGCGAACAATGTTCATGGTAAGGCGGGCGATGCGAAAGAAAAGGTCCAGGATGTTTTGCTATCTGTTCGTGACAAGCTTAGCAACGTAAAGGAAGCTGGGGAAGAGTTTCAAAAGAAAATCTCTTCAAGCAATAAAAGTGACAAGGTAAAAGGTGTAGAAAATCTTAAAAGCGTTTCGGATATTAAAAGCGCAACGAATATTAAAGGTCCAGCCGACGTGAAAAAATCAACCGACTTGAAGTCGGTAAACGATATTAAAAAAATAGGCTGA
- the gvpJ gene encoding gas vesicle protein GvpJ — MAVQKTADSSSLAEVIDRILDKGIVIDAYARVSVVGIEILTVEARVVIASVDTWLRYAEAVGLLRDDVEEEGLPAQPNERNAQFSI; from the coding sequence GTGGCTGTTCAAAAGACTGCTGATAGTTCAAGTTTAGCTGAGGTAATTGACCGAATTCTCGACAAAGGTATTGTGATTGATGCGTATGCAAGAGTGTCTGTTGTAGGAATCGAAATTCTAACAGTTGAGGCAAGGGTCGTAATTGCCAGTGTTGATACGTGGTTACGTTACGCTGAAGCTGTTGGGTTGCTCCGGGATGACGTGGAAGAAGAAGGTCTCCCAGCACAACCGAACGAAAGAAATGCACAATTTAGCATTTAA
- the gvpO gene encoding gas vesicle protein GvpO, translating to MEIKKIMQNVNEFFAEHIAPPHKITSVEKAEEEGFRVTVEVIEEKEYMKKYAKDEMLGTYDVLVNQDKEVTSFKRVDIRYRSKIES from the coding sequence ATGGAAATTAAAAAAATCATGCAGAATGTAAATGAGTTTTTTGCTGAACACATAGCCCCGCCTCATAAAATCACATCTGTTGAGAAGGCAGAGGAAGAGGGCTTTAGGGTTACAGTAGAAGTGATTGAAGAGAAAGAATATATGAAGAAGTACGCAAAGGACGAAATGCTTGGAACGTACGATGTCCTAGTAAATCAAGACAAAGAAGTCACCTCATTTAAGAGAGTAGATATCCGTTACCGGAGTAAAATCGAAAGCTAA
- the gvpN gene encoding gas vesicle protein GvpN produces the protein MTVLKEKINHDSKALIQDAKTKDLLSRSLRYLKAGYPVHFTGPAGAGKTSLALALAKKRKRPVMLMHGNHELNNKDLIGDFTGYTSQKVVDQYVRSVYKKDENVTETWRDGRLLEAAKNGYTLVYDEFTRSLPTTNNIFLSILEEGVIPLYGSKLTEPFVRVHPDFSVVFTSNPSEYAGVYETQDALLDRLITISVDYQDLDREADIVSEKIGVEESEAKAITTLVANLRKQCTKADSNGPSLRSSLMIARLSSKEAIPVEGEDKEFQQLCIDLLSHTVSRCLETEHPLEEAEKLILSECSHI, from the coding sequence ATGACTGTCTTAAAGGAAAAGATTAATCATGATTCGAAAGCACTGATACAGGACGCTAAGACAAAGGATCTTTTATCTCGTTCGTTAAGGTATTTAAAAGCTGGTTATCCGGTTCATTTCACAGGACCTGCCGGAGCAGGAAAGACTTCCTTGGCTCTGGCACTTGCTAAGAAACGAAAGCGGCCAGTCATGTTGATGCACGGGAATCACGAGTTGAATAACAAAGATTTGATCGGTGACTTTACAGGCTATACGAGTCAAAAAGTTGTCGACCAATATGTGCGATCTGTTTATAAAAAGGATGAAAACGTTACAGAAACATGGAGGGATGGACGGTTACTTGAAGCGGCCAAGAATGGGTACACCCTTGTGTATGACGAGTTTACTCGCTCCCTTCCGACAACAAATAACATCTTTCTTTCCATTTTAGAAGAAGGCGTGATTCCTTTATACGGGTCTAAATTAACGGAGCCCTTCGTTCGTGTACACCCGGATTTTTCGGTTGTTTTCACGAGTAACCCGTCGGAATACGCGGGGGTTTATGAAACACAGGATGCCTTATTGGATCGGTTAATAACGATCTCTGTAGATTATCAAGATCTTGATCGGGAAGCAGACATAGTTTCCGAAAAAATAGGTGTCGAGGAAAGTGAAGCAAAGGCGATTACTACACTTGTAGCAAATTTACGAAAGCAGTGCACGAAGGCTGACAGTAATGGTCCAAGCCTACGATCCTCGCTTATGATTGCAAGGCTGTCTTCAAAAGAGGCCATTCCAGTAGAGGGTGAGGACAAGGAGTTCCAACAATTGTGCATTGATCTATTAAGTCATACAGTGAGCCGTTGTCTAGAGACTGAACACCCTTTGGAAGAGGCTGAGAAGTTGATCCTTAGTGAGTGCAGCCATATTTAA
- a CDS encoding GvpL/GvpF family gas vesicle protein, whose protein sequence is MDQQSETGIYIFCGIQTNQEGQFGTIDLEGEERETFTIHYKDAAMVAAEVPMKIYHPNRENLMMHQNVISTVMSHNDTVIPISFGNVFHSKKDVAVLLENLYPQFEKLFPEIKGKIELGLKVVGKKDWLESRVNDNPEVEEMAQTVRGKSEAAGYYDRIKLGGAAQKIFASMQDEVKSSVYTPLEETAEAAKANDPIGEKMLLNASFLVDRDKEEAFDEKVNEAHEEWKDKVEFNYTGPWPAYNFIDIRLSVEET, encoded by the coding sequence ATGGATCAACAAAGCGAAACCGGAATTTATATTTTTTGTGGCATTCAAACCAACCAGGAGGGGCAATTTGGAACGATTGATCTTGAGGGAGAAGAAAGGGAAACCTTTACGATCCATTATAAAGATGCGGCAATGGTTGCAGCCGAAGTTCCGATGAAAATTTATCATCCCAACCGGGAGAACTTGATGATGCATCAGAATGTCATTTCGACTGTGATGTCTCACAATGATACGGTTATTCCGATTAGTTTCGGAAATGTTTTTCATTCAAAAAAAGACGTAGCTGTATTGCTTGAAAACTTGTACCCGCAATTTGAAAAGCTTTTCCCCGAGATTAAAGGCAAAATTGAACTTGGCTTAAAAGTCGTCGGCAAAAAAGACTGGCTGGAGTCAAGGGTGAATGATAATCCGGAGGTGGAGGAAATGGCCCAAACGGTTCGCGGCAAATCCGAAGCGGCTGGTTATTATGATCGCATCAAACTCGGTGGGGCTGCTCAAAAGATATTTGCAAGCATGCAAGATGAAGTTAAATCAAGTGTTTATACACCACTGGAAGAAACAGCTGAGGCAGCTAAAGCAAATGATCCGATTGGAGAGAAGATGCTTCTCAATGCATCCTTTCTAGTTGATCGGGACAAAGAGGAAGCATTCGACGAGAAGGTTAACGAAGCTCATGAGGAATGGAAGGATAAGGTCGAGTTTAATTATACGGGTCCATGGCCGGCATACAATTTCATCGATATTCGGTTGAGCGTAGAGGAAACCTGA
- a CDS encoding gas vesicle protein GvpG, whose protein sequence is MLHKLVTGPMNVVKKIGEKVQEEADKELYDLPTIQQKLVQLQMMYELEEIPEDAYKEKEEELLQRYEIAKRKEMEQWEELTKQKKE, encoded by the coding sequence ATGCTGCATAAATTGGTGACCGGGCCAATGAATGTAGTCAAGAAAATCGGTGAAAAGGTACAGGAAGAAGCCGATAAGGAATTGTATGACCTTCCAACCATTCAACAGAAGCTCGTGCAACTGCAAATGATGTATGAATTGGAGGAAATTCCAGAAGACGCTTATAAAGAAAAGGAAGAGGAACTGCTGCAAAGATACGAAATTGCTAAACGTAAAGAAATGGAGCAGTGGGAAGAGCTGACGAAACAAAAGAAAGAGTGA
- a CDS encoding GvpL/GvpF family gas vesicle protein: MDKKIYLYGLIPAAEADQQPLPSIKGFDGEGSLYTLSINDKIIAVVCDLDPNDYAEETIEQKINNDLEWLQKKAFHHHETLTLLYKNYTVIPLKFCTIYNSEESLQQSIESNEDKVESSFKLLQGNEEWNLKIYCDEDQLKQQVSQNNAAIEEKRNEIKELPPGRQFFERKKIDHLIEKELEKEKTRICDHVHEQLKAYSVHADVKKNWGKDVTGLKENMSWNSVYLLPVAEVESFLEEIESQEKELDGSGLRLEASGPWPAYHFSSFS, translated from the coding sequence ATGGATAAGAAGATCTATTTATATGGCTTAATACCAGCAGCAGAAGCAGACCAACAACCACTTCCGTCGATTAAAGGTTTTGATGGTGAAGGAAGTCTTTACACCCTTTCAATCAATGATAAGATCATCGCGGTGGTTTGCGATCTTGATCCAAATGATTATGCTGAAGAAACGATTGAACAAAAGATCAATAATGATTTGGAATGGCTGCAGAAGAAGGCTTTTCATCATCATGAGACATTAACATTACTTTATAAGAACTATACTGTTATTCCCCTGAAATTTTGTACGATTTACAACAGTGAAGAGAGTTTACAACAATCGATTGAATCGAATGAAGATAAGGTTGAAAGTTCATTCAAGCTGCTACAAGGTAATGAAGAATGGAACTTGAAAATCTACTGTGATGAAGATCAGTTGAAACAGCAAGTCAGTCAAAACAATGCTGCGATTGAAGAGAAACGAAATGAGATCAAAGAATTGCCCCCAGGTCGACAATTTTTTGAAAGAAAGAAGATTGATCATCTCATTGAAAAAGAGCTCGAAAAAGAAAAGACCCGCATATGTGACCACGTTCATGAACAGTTAAAAGCCTATTCCGTCCATGCGGATGTGAAAAAAAATTGGGGTAAAGACGTCACAGGTCTTAAGGAGAATATGAGCTGGAACAGTGTCTATCTGCTTCCTGTAGCTGAAGTGGAATCCTTTTTAGAAGAGATAGAATCTCAGGAGAAGGAATTAGATGGTTCGGGCTTACGGCTAGAGGCTTCAGGACCATGGCCAGCTTACCATTTCTCCAGTTTTTCTTAA
- a CDS encoding gas vesicle protein yields the protein MSSIRETVENKEVGLIDILDVILDKGVAIKGDLIISIAGVDLVYLDLRVLISSVETLVQSYENNRKDVTSDNFDEQRRDLVDATGQPNKWTD from the coding sequence ATGTCATCAATAAGAGAAACCGTTGAGAATAAAGAGGTAGGACTGATCGATATTTTAGATGTCATTCTTGATAAAGGAGTGGCGATCAAAGGGGATTTAATTATTTCGATTGCCGGGGTTGACCTTGTGTATTTGGATTTACGAGTGTTAATTTCTTCAGTCGAAACACTGGTTCAATCATATGAGAATAATCGAAAGGATGTAACATCAGACAACTTCGATGAGCAAAGGAGGGATCTAGTCGATGCAACCGGCCAACCAAACAAATGGACGGATTAA
- a CDS encoding gas vesicle protein K has product MQPANQTNGRINLDPDSAEDGLAQLVMTVIELLRQIVERHAMRRVEGGTLTDEQVEDLGVALMNLEEKMEELKEVFGLDAEDLNIDLGPLGNLL; this is encoded by the coding sequence ATGCAACCGGCCAACCAAACAAATGGACGGATTAATCTTGATCCGGATAGCGCAGAAGATGGACTTGCCCAGCTTGTCATGACTGTCATTGAGTTACTACGGCAAATTGTTGAACGGCATGCGATGAGGCGTGTAGAAGGCGGTACTTTAACAGACGAACAGGTTGAGGATCTTGGTGTCGCTTTAATGAATTTAGAAGAAAAAATGGAAGAGCTGAAAGAGGTCTTTGGCCTTGATGCTGAAGATTTAAATATAGATCTTGGCCCGTTAGGTAACCTGTTGTAG
- the gvpJ gene encoding gas vesicle protein codes for MAVEQPMQSSTIVDVLEKVLDKGVVIAGDIRVGIADVELLTIKIRLIVASVDKAKEIGMDWWETDPYLSSKATENNQALEEENKKLKERLDALESQMGTNRLNTTEKE; via the coding sequence ATGGCAGTAGAACAACCTATGCAATCCAGCACGATTGTAGATGTGCTAGAAAAAGTATTAGATAAAGGTGTCGTCATAGCAGGTGATATACGAGTAGGTATTGCTGATGTAGAGCTTTTGACCATTAAAATTCGTCTGATCGTTGCTTCCGTTGATAAAGCGAAAGAGATTGGGATGGATTGGTGGGAAACAGACCCCTACTTGAGTTCAAAAGCTACGGAAAACAATCAGGCGTTAGAAGAAGAAAACAAGAAATTAAAAGAGCGGCTCGATGCACTGGAAAGCCAGATGGGCACGAACCGTTTGAATACGACTGAAAAAGAATAA
- the gvpT gene encoding YtxH domain-containing protein, which yields MAEQTNETKNTNSTTKGGPIRRAATGGIVGATVGYLSTPKHRKKLIAKVSKEALKGQSSKLGNMAKDTFTSVKDSGMEKSNQAYQNLKSSTSSLLKKDRDDDVSEDEDEEDSEISEDVDNEPEMSETGKDEENESEDEDEDNDYENLKEENEMLQERLQSLEEKMDKFLEMSNSDVSDEEEDDDDEGEEEDAENQGEEEEQDEDSKQTKSSSKSKKKDEDEQKEESVEESKDAKVKNTPKKKSTKKSTSTKKPKAKKKDNQDKETNDEETGLSSNDDTSA from the coding sequence ATGGCTGAGCAAACAAATGAAACGAAGAATACAAATAGTACAACCAAAGGTGGGCCTATTAGACGAGCAGCAACGGGCGGAATTGTAGGAGCGACCGTCGGTTATTTATCCACACCTAAACACAGGAAAAAGCTCATAGCAAAAGTTAGCAAAGAGGCTTTGAAGGGTCAGAGCTCGAAGCTTGGTAACATGGCTAAGGACACGTTTACTAGTGTTAAAGATTCAGGGATGGAAAAATCAAACCAAGCTTATCAGAACTTGAAATCATCCACATCAAGCCTTCTAAAAAAGGATCGGGATGATGATGTCTCTGAGGATGAGGATGAAGAAGACAGTGAAATCTCAGAAGATGTGGATAACGAGCCTGAGATGAGTGAAACAGGCAAAGATGAAGAGAATGAAAGTGAAGACGAAGATGAGGACAATGATTATGAGAACCTAAAAGAAGAAAACGAAATGCTTCAAGAACGACTGCAGAGTCTAGAAGAAAAGATGGATAAGTTCCTTGAGATGAGCAATTCCGATGTCTCTGATGAAGAGGAAGACGACGATGATGAAGGGGAGGAAGAAGACGCAGAGAACCAAGGTGAAGAAGAAGAGCAAGACGAAGACTCCAAGCAAACTAAATCATCCAGCAAAAGCAAGAAGAAGGATGAGGATGAACAAAAGGAAGAAAGCGTAGAGGAAAGTAAAGATGCTAAAGTGAAAAATACTCCTAAGAAGAAAAGCACGAAGAAATCCACTAGTACCAAAAAGCCTAAAGCGAAGAAAAAAGATAATCAAGATAAGGAAACGAATGATGAAGAGACAGGATTATCAAGTAATGATGACACATCCGCATAA
- the gvpU gene encoding gas vesicle accessory protein GvpU, with product MSEAAKDNILEFFVKASNKHGFELDISLLVNGAVVSGTMVSAKEYFENLSESFEDGSDLSQELSDQLAQAGESAQSNSDGEAHFIHLKNTRVYCGDSKPTPSKGKILWRGKLSEVDSFFLGKISEPKPKSSSNKKE from the coding sequence ATGAGTGAAGCAGCAAAAGACAATATACTGGAATTCTTTGTGAAGGCCTCCAATAAGCACGGATTTGAATTGGATATTTCACTACTTGTTAACGGGGCAGTTGTTTCCGGAACAATGGTTTCAGCTAAGGAATATTTTGAGAATCTAAGCGAATCATTTGAGGATGGCAGTGACCTATCTCAGGAGTTGAGTGATCAGCTTGCTCAAGCTGGTGAATCTGCCCAGTCCAATAGCGACGGGGAAGCTCATTTTATTCATTTGAAAAATACACGAGTTTATTGTGGTGACAGCAAACCGACACCTTCAAAGGGAAAAATTCTTTGGAGAGGGAAACTAAGTGAAGTAGACAGTTTCTTTTTAGGTAAGATCTCAGAACCTAAACCTAAAAGCAGCAGTAACAAAAAAGAATGA
- a CDS encoding peptide ABC transporter substrate-binding protein → MMLRILLFSLLIMGTFLSACSGESTSSNSVMSSDENGEPDDKQVLNISEESEIPTMDPSMATDVVAFQWLASTMDGLYRFGKNGEIESGIAKSHEVSRDGKIWTFNLREDAKWTNGDPVTAHDFVYSWRRAVNPEVGSEYGPYMFSGVVENAEAVSKGEKPVEELGVKAIDDTTFEVQLEKPIPYFKELTTFTTFLPLNQKFVEKHGEDFALTADALLANGPFTFTEWEAGEGWVLEKNEDYWDEKNVKLEKINVNVVKEVSTSVNLYESGDLDRTGLTAEFVDKYGSSPEFSTIRKPSLLYIKMNQENEVLSNENARKAIQRIINKENVANVILNNGATPIGGTMPAEFVSHPESNKDFREINGNLVPYDTEKAKEHWKKAKEELGMEEVELNLLGDDIGVSKKMTAYFKDQLEQLEGLTINVQSVPFKERLRRNSEMEYELQNYVWLPDYLDANTFMNLWVTDGANNKTGYASEEYDQLIKRANNELAQKPVERFEAFLKAEKLLIKEDAVIAPIYQKGSAKLQKPYVKGTYRNPMGSGYIYKYSYIEAK, encoded by the coding sequence ATGATGCTCAGAATTCTGTTATTCAGTTTGTTAATAATGGGGACATTTCTCTCAGCTTGTTCAGGAGAATCAACGTCGTCAAACTCCGTGATGAGCTCAGATGAAAATGGAGAGCCGGATGATAAACAGGTCCTAAATATCTCGGAAGAAAGCGAAATTCCTACTATGGATCCATCAATGGCTACAGACGTTGTCGCCTTTCAGTGGCTTGCGTCTACCATGGATGGCTTATATCGATTCGGTAAAAATGGCGAAATTGAATCTGGTATTGCAAAAAGTCATGAGGTTAGCAGAGATGGGAAAATTTGGACATTTAATTTGCGAGAGGATGCCAAATGGACGAATGGGGATCCTGTGACAGCCCATGACTTTGTGTATTCCTGGAGGCGCGCGGTAAATCCGGAGGTAGGTTCGGAGTATGGTCCTTACATGTTTAGTGGTGTTGTGGAGAACGCTGAAGCTGTATCTAAAGGAGAGAAACCCGTTGAAGAACTTGGTGTAAAAGCTATTGATGACACCACCTTCGAAGTCCAGCTTGAGAAACCAATTCCTTACTTTAAGGAACTTACGACGTTCACTACGTTTCTCCCCTTAAACCAGAAATTTGTCGAGAAACATGGGGAGGATTTTGCTTTAACAGCAGATGCCCTTCTTGCAAACGGTCCGTTCACTTTTACAGAATGGGAAGCTGGAGAAGGATGGGTTCTTGAAAAAAATGAAGATTATTGGGATGAAAAAAATGTCAAACTAGAAAAAATCAATGTAAACGTAGTCAAAGAAGTATCTACATCCGTTAACTTATATGAATCGGGGGATCTAGACCGAACAGGTTTGACAGCTGAATTTGTAGATAAATATGGGTCTTCTCCTGAATTTTCTACGATTAGAAAACCTAGTCTATTATACATTAAAATGAATCAGGAGAATGAAGTCTTAAGCAATGAAAATGCTAGAAAAGCGATCCAACGTATTATTAACAAGGAAAACGTAGCTAATGTTATTTTAAATAATGGAGCTACACCTATCGGCGGGACGATGCCTGCGGAGTTCGTCTCCCATCCAGAATCAAACAAAGACTTCCGTGAAATTAACGGAAACCTAGTTCCATACGACACTGAAAAAGCTAAAGAACACTGGAAAAAGGCAAAAGAAGAACTAGGAATGGAAGAAGTAGAGTTAAATCTCTTAGGGGATGATATCGGAGTTTCCAAAAAAATGACGGCCTACTTCAAGGATCAGCTTGAACAGCTGGAAGGATTGACGATTAATGTTCAATCCGTTCCTTTTAAAGAGCGTTTACGACGTAATTCAGAAATGGAATACGAACTGCAAAACTATGTCTGGCTGCCGGATTATCTTGATGCCAATACATTTATGAATTTATGGGTCACAGATGGGGCCAATAACAAAACAGGATATGCCAGTGAAGAATATGATCAGCTGATTAAGCGCGCAAACAACGAATTAGCTCAAAAACCTGTGGAACGTTTTGAAGCCTTCTTAAAAGCTGAAAAGTTATTAATTAAAGAAGATGCCGTTATTGCGCCAATCTACCAGAAGGGTTCCGCTAAGCTGCAGAAACCTTATGTAAAAGGGACGTACCGAAATCCTATGGGGTCTGGTTATATTTATAAGTATTCATATATCGAAGCGAAATAA